One Deltaproteobacteria bacterium HGW-Deltaproteobacteria-2 genomic window, ATCAACGTGATCGGTAATAGCTAAAGCTTCATAACCTGTGGCATAAGCGCGTTGCGCCAGTTCCGCCGGTATTAAACCGCCATCACTGAAAATGGAATGAGTATGCAGATCAATCACTTAAAATATTCCAAATTTAATTTATTTAAACTCTGTAGACTTAGCAAATTTAAGACTGATAGTCAATAAGGATGTGTAATTTTTAAGATATTAATTTATTTCAGATTTTTTCTCAGAAGCAAGAAGGTTGCCGAAACTCGGCAGACATTTTTATCATTATTATCGGTAACTAAGCAATCTCCGATAACCAGACTTTGACCTTTTTTAAAAACAGTGGCAGCGGCAATAAGTTCTCCGTCACTGACACCAGCCAGAAAATTACTCTTTAATTCAATCGTGGTCAAACCTTCTTCGGGACTTAATTGAGTCATCATTGCATGAGCAATTGTTTCGTCGGCCAAAGCAACAATAAGCCCACCTTGCATTGCTTTAGCCCCCTGTAAATATTCAGGACGCACCGGCATTCGAAACCGGGCGTAACCTTCTTTTAACTCATCCAACGTTATTCCCATATAATCCAGAAAAGGATTTATTCCCTTTTGCCCCGATTTAATTTTTTCCAGATAAATATTGTAATTAAAAATATCTGAACTCCTTCACCTCATAAATTTTATTATAGAGCAACATTATAAGCAGTCGGATCAAGAGGTGAGCCTGCGGTAAAGACACGCGCAGCCAATTCCCTATCCAACATCAGAATGCCTTCTTTTGATGTTTCCACCATTTTCAATTCGCGTGATATTTTTTCCGTATTTTTTTTCTTATTCTATTTGCTCATTCAAAAACCAGGATAGCAAGAAAGTATAGAATCTGCAGCTATCACAGCATTCC contains:
- a CDS encoding PaaI family thioesterase; protein product: MGITLDELKEGYARFRMPVRPEYLQGAKAMQGGLIVALADETIAHAMMTQLSPEEGLTTIELKSNFLAGVSDGELIAAATVFKKGQSLVIGDCLVTDNNDKNVCRVSATFLLLRKNLK